The sequence below is a genomic window from Rhodococcus sp. 4CII.
TCGTCGGGGCGTCCCTGGGCGGACGGACGGCGCTCGCGGCTGTGGGTGAGCGGCCCGGATCGGTGTCGGGTCTGGTGCTGGTGGACATCGCGCACCGGGTGGACCCGGACGGGCGGAAGCGGGTGAAGGACTTCCTGGGCGGCGCGCCGAACGGGTTCGCCACTCTCGAGGACGTTGCCGCCGCAGTCGACGCCTACCGTTCCGCGCCGCGACGACGCCGGAACCCGGAAGGGCTGAAGAAGAATCTCCGGCAGCGGGCCGACGGCCGCTGGTACTGGCACTGGGATCCGAGGTTTCTCGAGTTCACGACGGACGGCGCGAACTTCGACGCCGACCGGTTGTCACGGGCGGCCCGTAACGTCACCGTGCCCACCCTGCTCGTCCGCGGGAAGAAGTCGGACATGGTCACCGCAGAGGCGGCCGCCGAGATCCGCGACCTGGTACCCACCGCGGAGGTGGTCGAGGTCGGTGCCGGTCACATGGTCGCCGACGACGACAACGACGTCTTCACCGCTCACCTGCAGGACTTTCTCATCGGCCGGGTGCGTCAGCAGGTGGTGGCCAGCTGACCGACGCGGGGCCGCGGGCGATCAGCTGGCGTTCGCCTCGGCGTCGGTATCCCACAGCCCGCGCTGCTCGAGTTCGTCGATCAGGTGATCCGCGCCGTCCAGGATGTGCGATTCCATGATCGTCTTCGCCCTCTTGCCGGCGTGCTTCCGCAGGGCCTCGAGCAGGAGGGGATGTTCCTCCTGGGTCGTGGTGATGTGGCCCTCGATGGTGGCGTAGAAGCGGTTGGGAAGATTCGTGACGACGGAACCGAGGAGGCGGGCGAGACGCGGAGAATCCGCGATCAGGTTGATCTTTCGGTGGAACGCGTGCCCGAGGGACGAGATGCTCTCGGTGTCGCCCTGGGCGATGGCGTCCTCGTGCTGCTTCAGGATTTCCTCGAGTTCGGCGATCTGCTGCGGAGTGATGTTCTTCGCGGCCCGTGCGGCCAGTTCGGCGGCCAGCTGAGCCTGCGCCCAGAACAGATCACGCACGTCCTGCTTCGTGAACGGGGCCACGACGAAGCCGCGCCGGGGGACCATCTCCACGAAGCCTTCGCTCCGAAGGGCGAGGAGTCCCTCGCGGACGGGCGTGGTGCTTACTCCCACGGCTTCGGCGATCCGCTCGATGCGGAGGAAGTCGCCGGCACGCACCTCGCCGGAGATGATCATCTCGCGGACGTACGTGGCAACTTCCTCGGGCAGTTGCTGTCGTCTTGACCTGTCATTCAGGGGCATCGTCGGTCGCACCTTCCCGGATTCGAAAGACTCGACATAATGTACCATCCACGCCCCCGTAGTCGACCGCTGCCCGGAGCCGTGCCGCCGGAAATCTCCGATTCCCGGGCACGGGAGCGCTCACGCCTTCTCCGCAGGCCCCACTGTCGGGTTGGTCGCCTCGCGGTCGACATAATCCACGACGCATCATATATTGTTCTGAATGTGATCTGTGTCGCACCGACTGTCGGTGCTACGAGCGAGAGGGACCTGATGAGCACAACGAAGGATTGGGCGTCGCGCGTGGGGATGCGCCCGTATCAGATTGCATCCGTGGTCTTCTGCATGTTCCTGAACATGCTGGACGGATACGACGTCCTCGCGATGGGTTTCGCGATGCCGCACCTGCCGGAGGGCTTCGCGACCAATCCGCAGAAGGGCTACCTGATCAGTGCCGCCCTCGCGGGTATGGCAGTCGGCGCGATCGGCCTCGCCCGCTTCGCGGACGTCATCGGCAGGCGACGCATCCTGCTGGTCGGCCTAGCGGCCAACACCCTGGGCCTGGCCGCGTCGGCGCTGTCGAATGGTTTCGCAATGCTGCTGGTGACCCGCTTCGTCACCGGCATCGCGATCGGGACCATCAGCGTCGTCATCGTTGTCCTCTGCCAGGAGGTCGTCCCCGCCAACCGGCGAAGTGTGGCGCTCGGCCTGGTCATGGTCGGCTATCCGCTCGGCACGACGCTCGCGGGCTTCGCCGGCGCCGCACTCGTGGCACTGGCAGGCGGGGCGTGGCAGGGCATGTTCTGGATCGGGGCCGCGCTGGGGGTCCTGTCGTTCGTGGTGACCGCCGCCTTCCTCCGCGAATCGGACGACTTCCTGGCACGCAAGGGAACGAAGACGGAAGCTGATCGGGCGATCCCCGCGCCGCAGAGCGAGGTCGGTCTGCTCGGCCGGGAACTGCGATCGCGCACACTCCTGCTGACATTCGGATACTCGATGCTCACCGCCGGGTACTACTTCGTCGGCACCTGGACGCCGCAACTGATCAAGGACGCCAGTGGCGACGCGGGGAGCGGTGCGCTGGCCGGCATCATGATCAGCTTCGGTGCGGTGGTCGGTGGATGCCTGTTCGGCGCGTTCGGGTTGCGGTTCCCCGGCGCGCGGATCGCGGTGATCACCTCGGCCGTGTCCGCCGCGGCGATCGCCGGGTTCGCGCTCACGCTGCAGGGCCCGTTTGCACTGGCCATGGCCGGGCTTCTCGGCGCAGGCACCTTCGCGGCCATGTCCGGGTTCACGTCCACGTCGACGACAGCGTACCCGGTGCTCGCACGTGCCAAGGGCTACGGAGCGATGATGGGCGTGGCCCGCGCGGGTGCGATTCTGTCGCCGATCGTCGCGGGGTACGCGCTCAGCGTCATGACACCGCGCGCGATGTACCTCGCGGTCATCGTCCCTATCGTGCTCGCGGCCGTCGCGGCGATGGCTCTCACCCGCATCACCCGTACCGTCGTGGTCGGTGCGCCGAGCCGGACTGCCCCGGCGTTCGCAGGTACCGAGTAGTCGCAGGACGAGGAAGGGCCGCTCGGGAGTTCCCGAGCGGCCCTTCGTGTGCGCGGGTGGTCAGTCGAACAGGATGACGCCGCGGATGTTCCTGCCGTCCTTCAGGTCCCGGTATCCCTGGTTGATCTCGTCGAGCCGGTAGGTGCGCGTGATCATGTCGTCGAGGTTGAGCTGTCCGGCCTTGTACATGTTCAGCAGCCGGTTGACGTCCCACGTGCCGTTCGTCGAGCCGAAGAGGCAGCCCTGCAGACGCTTCTGGGAGAGGGTGAGGTCGGCGACCGGGATCGGAAGACCGATCCGGGAGTGTTCGCCGACGGCGGCGCCCGCCTTACGGACCGAGGTGAGAGCCATCCGAGTACTCAGATGCTGGCTCAGTGCCTCGACCGCGAGGGGGCGGATCTCTCTGTGCTCGCTGAAGCCATGCGTGAGGATGACCGACCGATAGTGATGCCGATCGACCGCTGGGGGCACACACGCTTCGCCCCGGTGGCATTATCCGTCCAGTCGCTCGCAACCCTGGTTCGAGCACACCTGACCGGGATCGTTCCTTTCGAGCGGGCGCTTTCACGGTGGGACGGATCTGTTCTAGCGGACGTAGTCGGCGCCGGTGATGTCGACGGTGGTTCCGGTGGCGTGCCGGGCGCGCCCCGACGCGAGGAACGCGATGGTCTCGGCGACATCGTCGGGTGGGGTCACCTCACCGAGTGGCAGAGCGGCTGCCGCTTCGCGGGATAGAGCATTATCGGCGAGATCGGTGGCGACCCATCCCGGCGCCACCGCGTAGGCGAGGATATTTTCGCGGGCGTACCCGCGTGCGATTCCACGTGTAAGGGCTAGGAGTGCCCCTTTGGCTGCCCCGTAGGCGAGGTGTTCTGCGTCGTCGCCGCGGTGGGACGAGCGGCTCGCGAGGTTGACGATTGCGCCGCCGCCATGGTCGCGGAAATGGTTGATGGCATAGCGCGACAGGTCTGCGGGAGCGGTGAGGTTGAGCGTCAGGTTGCGCGACCACCCCGCCTCCCAAGCGGCGTCGTCGTCCATCGGCGATGCAATCCAGGCGCCGGCATTGTTGACCAGCACGTCGACACGTCCGGCCAGGCGCACCGATTCGTCCCACACGGTCCGCGCTCCGGCGGACTCGGTCAGATCTCCTTGTACGAGATGCACGCGTGTGCCGTCCAGCTCCGCGGCAAGCGTCTCCGCGGCGACGGTACTCGAGCCGTAGTGCAGGATGACGGTGCCACCGTCCCGGTGGATGACCCGGGCGGTGGCCGCACCGATACCCCGGGAGGCGCCGGTCACCAGCACAGCCTTTCCGGCGAGCGGGGCGCTCACGAGACGGCCTGCGCGCCGGTGATTTCCACGGCCGCACCGCAGATGAACGGGGCCTCGTCCGAGGCCAGGAACGCGACGAGTGCGGCGACCTCCTCGGGGCGGCCGATTCGCCCGAACGGGACCTTCCTGTCGAGGTCGGCGACGGTGAGGCCCTTCCGGGTGAGGCCGGCTTCGAGCATCGGGGTATGGATCTCACCCGGGCACACGGCGTTGACCCGGATGCCCCGCGGGGCGTAGTCGCGGGCGAGGTTCCGGGTGAAGGAGACCACCGCGGCCTTGGAGACGTTGTAGGCGACGTGCCCCGGGGCGGGATGCAGACCCCACTGGGACGCGGTGTTGACGACGGCACCCTTGCCCGACTCGATCATCGCCGGGAGCACCGCGCGGCACAGGTGGAACAGGGCGTCGACGTTCACGGCGAAAGTGGCGGACCAGTCGTCTGCGCTCAGCGACAGCAGGTCACCGCGCCGGTTGATACCCGCGTTGTTCGCCAGGACGTCGATGCGGCCGTGACTGTCGACGACGTCCGCGGCGAGCACCGTGCACGCCTCGGGGTCGGTGACGTCGAAGACCCGGGCCTCGGCGAGCAAACCCCGCCCGGTGAGTTCGTCGGCGATCGTCTTGGCTGCCGCGTCGTCGGCGTCGCACACGAGGACGCGGGCGCCCTCGACTGCGAACCGGGCACTGATCGCCGCACCGATGCCGCCGCCGGCACCGGTGACGATCACGACCTGATCGTCGAACCTGCGAGTGGTCTGGTTCGGGCACATGGTCTGGTTGCTCCCGTTCGGTCGGAGTGTGTCGGTGGTGGTGCGCTCAGAACCGGACAGCGTCGATGAACTTGTTCAGCTCGTCGTTGTCGGACCTGGTGAAGGCGAGTTCCGGCGTGGTGTTCACGGCGATCTCGCCGTCCTGGAAGAACACCAGACGATCGGCGGCCTTGGAAGCGAAGGCCATGTCGTGGGTGACCAGTGCGATGGCAATTCCCTCCTCGGCCTTCAGGCGCCGCAGCACCTCGAGGACCTCCGCGGCCACCGGCGGGTCGAGCGCCGAGGTGATCTCGTCGCACAGCAGCAGTCGTGGCTTCATCATCAACGCGCGGGCGATGGCGACGCGCTGGCGTTCGCCGCCGGACAGCTGGGTGCACCGGCTCAGGATGTGCTGCTTCATCCCGACCTCCCCGAGCGCGGACTCGGCCCGGTCACGTGCGTCCGAGGCGGACATGCCGAGGCGTTTGCGGGGGGCGAGGGTGAGGTTGTCGAGGACGTTCATGTGCGGCCAGAGGGTGTACGTCTGGAACACCATGCCGACGTGAAAGCTCTTGTCCGCCCACGCTTCGGTGCGCTGCTGGTCCTCGAAGACCCGGACGCCGTCGAAGTCGATGGTCCCCTCGTCAGGCTCGGTGAGACCGGCGAGCGCGCGCAGCATCGTGCTCTTGCCGGATCCACTCTTGCCAATGATGACGGTGATGTCGCCGGCGTGCATGTCGAAGTCGACGTTGCGCATGATGGTGCGGCCATGGAAGCTCTTCTGCAGGCCGCGGGCGGAGACGAGGACTTCGCCGATTTCGGTCTGGAACGGTGCGGTGGATTCGAGGGTTTTCATCGCTGGCCTCTGGTGTGGTTCGTGCGATCGATGGGGGTGGGGTGCGTGATCGTCATGCGGTCGCCACCCGTCGCCCGGGGATCATGCGGCTGAGGAAGTTCTGGCCGCCGGTCGCCCCGCGGGCGGAGTTCTGTTGCATGCGTCGTTCGAGGTTGCTAGTGGCCAGGGAGACCGGGAAGGCGACCGCGAAGTAGATCACCGCCGCGAGCGTGAAGACTTCCAGTGAACGGTAGGTCTCCGAGGAAATGGTGTTGGCGACGAACATCAGGTCGGCGACGGCGATCGTCGACACCAGCGCGGAATCCTTGAAGATCGAGATGTTCAGCGAGAGGATCACCGGAGTCTGCTGCCGAATGGCCTGGGGCACAATGATGTAACGCAACTGCTGCAGCCGCGTCAGGCGCAACATCTGCCCGGCCTCGACCTGCTCGACGGGCACCGCCTGGAACCCGCTTCGATACGCCTCTGCCATGAAGGCGGTCAGATTCGCCGACAGGGCGATGATCGCCGAGGTGAAACCGGAGATCGTCAGGCCGGTGAGCGCCGGGAGGGCGTAGAAGATCCAGAAGAGCTGGACGAGCATCGGGGTGCACCGGAACACCTCGATGTAGGCCTGCGCACCCCAGCGGACCAGTTCGATCTCCGACATGCGAGCGACCGCCACGGGGACGGCGAGGACCATGCTGATCGCGATGGTGATCACCGTGAGTTCCAGGGTGACGACGAGGCCGCGGAGCATCAGGGGGAACGCGTCGGCGACGATGGTCCAGTCGAATTCGTATCCGTTCATGACAGCCGTCCCTACTTCTTGACCAGATCGCCGAGATTGTCGATCTCGCGGTAGTTGACGTCCGAGTAGGCGCGGGTGAGTTGTCCACTCTCCCGGGCGCGTTCGATGGCGATGTTCACGATCTGCAGCGAGCGCGCGTCGGTGTCGGCGGGGATCCCGTATGCGGCCGACGCGGAGTAGATCGCCGGGTCGGGGACGACGATCTTCAGGCCGGGGTCGGCGAGTGTCTGCGCTTCGGCGGTCGGCAGGTCGGTGAACTCGGCGATCACCCGCCCGGCCTGGACGGCGGAGATGGCGTTGGAGTAGTTGTCGACCGGCATGACGGTCAAGCCTGTTGCTTGAACGGCCTTTTCGGGTGCCGAGCCCTGTGCGGTGACGACGGCGCCGCCGTCGGACCTGATCTGCTCGGCGGTGGTGTGCGGCGAGTCCGCCTTCACCACGTACACGCCCTGGTACTCGTAAACGGGGTCGGTGAACTGGATGGCCAGCGAACGTTCGACGGTGTAGTCGAGGTTGGCGGCGAAGTCGTAGCGATCGGCCTGGAGGCCGGCGACGATGTTCTTCCACTCGGCCGCCACCGGCTTCAACTCCACCCCGAGCTGATCGGCCAGATCCTGCAGTGGAATGAGGTTCGGGCCCCCGAGCGATCCGTCGGATCCCTGCACGGTCATCGGCGGGGCAACTGCCACGCCGACCCGCAGTTCCCCGCGCTGCTTGATGTCGTCGATGAACGAACCCTGTGGGCCTCCGGTGCCGCCGGACTCCGATCCGCTGCTCAGGCCGGCCCCGAAGTAGCCGGAGGCCGCGGCGACGACGCAGATGCCGGCGACGGCGAGAACTCTGTTGGTGCTTTTTTGCATGAGGTGCCCTCTTCGTATGCAGGGGTGCAGGCGCCGTGTGATGCGGCGGCCCTGTGACCGAATTCCGAGTTCGACGAGGCGGGTCGCGTTCGAAGTGCGTGTCCCCATCGCTCGGATGGTGCGGAAGTTGGCGCAGAATGTGACCCACGCCGCATTTCCTTCTGCGTAAGATTGTCAGACAACCAAACGGAGCGCAATAGTTCTACGAAGATTGCCGTGGCGTCGGCGAAGTGGCGTCACCTGGAGGAAACAAAGTATCGCCGCCGAGGACTGCTGAGCTGGGGGATATCCCGACGGACCGTGCCGTTGTGCGTCGGGCCGACGGTTTGTTAATTCCGGGTTATCTCCGCCGCCGCAGCCACGGGATGAGCCTGGAGATTCAGTCCGAGCTCTCGGCGGCCGCCATCAAGGCGACGAGTTCTTCGGCGCTGTCGATGGTGTGCGCGACGAAGGCCGCCCGGATCTTGTCCAGGTTGCGAGTCTGGATGGCCTCGACCAGACGTTCGTGGACCTCGAAGGCGCGCTGGGGGTCGGACCGGGTGAACTGGTCCTGTGCGAGCGCGATCGTGATGTGCGCCTCGGTGACCGGCCACAGCTTCAGTAGCAGGTAGTTCTCCGACGCCGCCCAGATGCTGCGGTGGAATCGCAGATGGGCGTCGTGCTGGACGAGAGGGTCCGGGTCGAAGGCGAGACGCGCGTACTCGCGCCAGCTGTCCATTACAACGGCGAGGCGGCGTCCGGAGGCATCGGCGAGGATCGCGGTCATCGCCTGCATGTCGATCGCGACGCGCGCCTCGGCGATGTCGACGAGCGCCTTGGCGTCGAGCGACGCCACCCGCAGGCCGCGGTACGGCTCCTGGACGATCAACCCTTCCTGTGCCAGTTGGTTGAGTGCTTCACGGACGGTCGGCCGGCTCACGCTCAGCGACGAGGACAGCTGCGCCTCGGTGAGCTTCTCGCCGGGCTGCAGGGTGCCGAGGACAATCCCCCGCTTGATCTCGGCGATGACGCCGTCGCGGCGGGTCGTCGAGGCGACCGGCAGCAGTGCTGCGCCGCCGCTCGGTGTGGCCCTCGCGCTGTCGGCCGTGGCCGGTGACTTCGCCATGATCCGCCTTGGTCGAGTGAACGCTTCCTAGACCCATTATGCATATTGCCTGACAATCGCGGGTGCCCGCCTCCGGTGAGTCCCGGAGCGGTCCGAGCCGCACGGGGTCTGCCCCAGTGACGGTCTGCTTCCGGCCACCCGTTGACATGGGCCGCACAAGTGCTTAGTGTTGCCCATCACAAGCGCAGATTGTCAGACAAACTGCAAGCAATTCGCCGCAACCGCCGGTTGCATCAATACCCGCTGAATCAGCGCAATCAGGAGGTTCGAGACATCATGCGAATCGTTGTTGTCGGAGGTGGCGTCGTTGCCTTGGCGAGCGCCTACCGGCTCGCCAAGGCCGGCTGCGAGGTCGTCGTACTGGAAGCCCGCACGGCGGGTTCGGCCGCGACACACGGCAACGCCGCGAAGATCGCGCTCGCCGAGAGCGGTCCGGTCCCGGCGCCCGGCGTGATCCTCCAGGGACTGCGGTGGATGCTCAAGCCGGACAGCCCGCTGTACGTGAAGCCCTCGGTGGCACCGGATTTCCTCAAGTTCATGCTGACGATGGCGCGGCACTGTAACGCTCGGGACTTCCGTTTCGGGCTCGAGACACACCTGCGCCTGGCCGCCGACGCGAACGACCTGCTCGACGAATACACCAAGGACGGCATCGAGTTCGAGATGCACAAGGCCGGTGTGCTGCTGGCGTTCGAGACCCGGGAGCGGTACGAAGAGCACTGCGGTTCCCTGCCGATCTTCGAGGGTTTCGGCATGCACCCGACCCACCTGGACCGCGACGGCGTGCAGGAGACCGAGCCGGCCCTGGCGTCGAAGATCAAGCACGGTCTGTTCTTCGCCGACGACCGCCAGCTCGAACCCGACTCCCTCACCCGTGCGCTGGTCAAGCGCTGCGAGGAGCTCGGGGTGCAGATCCGCGAGAACACCAAGGTGGGACGGTTCCTGCGCAACGGCACCACGGTGACCGGTGTGGTCACCGACGCCGGCGAGCAGATCGACGGCGACGCCTTGCTGCTGGCGGCCGGCGTGTGGAGCGGTCCGTTGTCGAAGGAACTCGGCGCCCCGATGCCAATCCGCCCCGGAAAGGGCTACAGCGTCGACTACAGCCCCGCACCGATCAAGCTGAACACCTCCCTCACGCTCGAGGACGCCCGCGTCGCGGTCACCCCACTCGACGGCATGGTCCGGCTCGCCGGAACCATGGAGTTCGGCGGCTTCGAGGAGAGCGTGAACAAGACCCGGGTCGAGGCGATCCAGCGCGCCGCCGCGGAGAATTTCGTCGGCTGGGACAACCCGCCCGGAGCGGCGGCGCCGTGGGCCGGGCTGCGGCCGATGACCCCCGACGGCCTGCCGATCGTCGGCAAGTTCGGCAACCTCGACAACGCCTACATCGCCTCCGGTCACGGCATGCTGGGTCTCACCCTGGCCCCGGGCACTGCCGAGATCATCACCGAATCCATTGTGAACCAGCGGGTTCCCGAGATCGCTGCCGACATCTCTCCCAACCGGTTCCTCACCCGCCGCGCCCGCCGCGGCGCCTGATCGACCTACCGCCGCAGACTCTCGGAGAAGGGGAATCGTTGCCATGACGAACGCACAGCAGGGCGCCGTCACGAGCATTGTCCGGGGTTTGCAACCGGTCAGCAGCGGCACCCGCCGAGAGGAAGTGGCCGACTCGATCCGCCGGGCCCTGTTGACGGGCGAGCTACAACCGGGGCAACGGATCAAGGAAGTCGAACTCGCCGCCGCACTCGGCGTCAGCAGGCCCACCCTGCGGGAAGCAGTACACGTGCTGATTCACGAGGGCACCCTGATCCAGGAGCCGTACAAGGGGATTCGGTTGGCGCAGACCAGCCCGCACGCGTTGCTCGATCTCGCCGAGGTCCGGGTCTCGCTGGAAACCACGGCGGCGCTACGGCTGGCCGCCGACTTCTCCCGCGGCGGACTCGACACCCTCCGGTGTGCACTCGAGGATCACCGAACGGCGATCGCCTCCGGCGACGTGGTGGCGTCCGACCTGACGCACCTCGAGTTCCACCGCACCCTGTGGCTGGCATCGGGCAACGAGATGCTGATCAAGATCTGGCCTCTCGTGGCGGCGCAGATCCGCATGGCCATGACGGTAGACCAGGCCACCCGGTACGACCCCGACCGCGATCTCGCCATGCACGCGCGGTTGGTCGAGGTCATCGAGTTGGGGGACCCCGACATCATCCGGGCCGAAGTGGCCCGGCACATCCGAAGCAGCGCAGAAGAAGTCGTCTCGATCATCGGCGACTCGATCATCCCTGACCAACAAGGAGACAATTCATGAGCACGCAGCAGTTCAGCGGCATCCTCGCCGCCGTCGTCACCCCGTTGACCGCCGACGCCTCCCGGGTGGACGCGGACGGTGTCAAGCGGCAGGTCGAGCACATCATCGGCGGCGGCATCAACGGCCTGGTCCCCGGCGGCAGCACGGGTGAGTTCACCACGCTGACCACCGCGGAACGCAAGCAGGCGACGGAGCTGTACATCGAGGCCGCCGCCGACCGGGTCCCCGTCGTCGCCGGCACCGGTGCGTTGAGCACCGCCGAAACCATCGAACTGAGCAAGCACGCCGCCGACGCCGGCGCAGCCGCGGTGATGATCGTCCCGCCGTTCTACGACACCCCGTCCTGGGACGAGCTGCTCGCACACTACGGTGCGGTGTCCGACGCGGTCGACATCGACATCATGTACTACAACCTCCCGTCCGCCACCGGGGTGGACCTGGCGCCGGCACAGTTCGCCGAACTGGCCCGCAAGACCCGGGTCAACTCCTTCAAGGACACCGGTGGAGACGCGCCGAAGTTCGCCTCGATTCTGCACAACCACGCTGCGGACATCACTGCCCTCAACGGCTGGGACACCCTCTCGTTTTCCGGACTCGCCGCCGGCGCGAAGGCATCGGTGTGGGGAACCGCGAGCGTCATCCCGCAGCTGTGCGCCGACTTCTACGACGCGCTCGCCGTCCGCGGCGATCTGGTTGCCGCCCGGAACCTGTGGGCGAAGATCTTCCCGATCTGCGAATTCCTCGAATCGCACAACTACGCTTGCGCTATCAAGACCGGCCTCGAGCTCGTCGGCCAGGACGCGGGCCCGACCCGCCGCCCGGTGCTGCCGTTGGCACCGGAGTACCGGGACGAGTTCCGCCGCCTCCTCGTCGCGGCCGGCGTCAGCGTCGTCGACAACTAGAACCGAAGGACGAGACCGTGATCCCCAGGCAGACCATCAACGCCGTCGACGTCCACGCCGCCGGCGAGCCCGGACGGGTGCTGATCGGCAGCCACCTGCACGTCAAAGGCGCCACCATGGCGGAGCGGCTGCAGTACTGCCGTGAGCACCTCGACGATCTGAGGTTGCTGATGCTGCACGAGCCGCGCGGCTATCCCGGACTGTGCGCGGTCCTCGTGCTGCCTCCGGTCAACCCGGACAGCGACTTCGGCATGGTGGTGCTCGAACAAGGGGGATTCCGGCCGATGTCCGGGAGCAACCTCATCTGCGCCGTCACCGCGCTCCTGGAAACCGGCACCCTGCCGGTGCAGGAGCCGGTGACGAAGCTGAAGGTCGACACCGCCGTCGGCGTCGTGCATGTGCGCGCCGACATCGCCGGCGGCCGGGTCGTGCGCGTCACCTTCGACAACGTCCCCGCGTTCGCCGTAGCCATCGATCATCCGCTCGAGCTGCCCGAGTACGGCACGGTCCCGGTGGACATCGTCTTCGGCGGACAGTTCTTCGTGCAGGCCAAAGCCGCCGACCTGGGGGTCGAACTGGTGCCCGGCGCGGCGAAGGACCTGGCCCGCGCAGGGGCGGTGCTGCGCACCGTCGCGCAACGCGATGTCGCGGTCCGGCACCCGTTCAACCCGGACATCGACCACGTCGCACTGACGATGATCCACGGCCCGTCCCCGACCCCGGGGGTCTCCGGCCGCAACACCGTCGTCCTGCCGAACGGCACCGTCGACCTCGCCGATCCGACGACGTGGACCGGCGCACTGGACCGGTCACCGTGCGGCACGGGCACCTGCGGGCGGATGGCCGCCAAACACGCCCGCGGCGAGCTGGCCCTCGGGGAGCAATTCGTCCACGAGAGCCTGCTCGGCACCTCGTTCACCGGCACCCTCACCGACATCACCGACATCGGACCGCACCGGGCGGTGATGCCGTCGGTCAGCGGCCGCGGCTGGATCACCGGCTTCAACCAGTACGTCCTCGACGCGGACGACCCGTTCCCGCGCGGCTACACCCTGGGCGACCTGTGGGGCCCGGAGACCGAGGGCGACAACGCCCGGCAACTACTCGACCAACTCGATCTGGAGAATTGATGACCACCCACGAGAAGCTGCAGTTCATCGCCGGGAAGCGCCGGCACGGCAGCTCCGAGACGGAGCTGACGATCACCGACCCGTCCACCGGTGAGCCGATCACCACCGGACTGGCCGCGACCACCGGAGACGTCGACGCCGCCGTCGCGGCTGCCCGCGCCGCGTTCCCGGGCTGGTCCCGCACCACCCCCGCCGAACGGTCGGACATCATGCTGCGCTGGGCCGAGGTCCTGCGCACCCGCAGCACGGAGCTGACCGCCCTCGAAAGCCGCAACGGCGGCAAGGCGATCAAACTCGCCGACGGTTTCGACATACCCGGCGTGATCGACAACGTCACGTTCTTCGCCACCACCGCCCGCAATCTGGAGGGCAAGGCGAGCGGGGAGTACTCCGGCGATCACACCTCGTCGATCCGTCGCGAGCCGATCGGGGTGATCGGATCGATCTCGCCGTGGAACTACCCGCTGCAGATGGCGGCGTGGAAGATCCTGCCCGCGGTCGCCGCCGGCAACACCATCGTCCTCAAGCCGTCCGAGCTGACTCCGCTTACCTCACTGCTATTCGCCGAAACCGCCAAGGAAGCCGGGATCCCGGACGGCGTGATCAACATCGTCACCGGTGCCGGACGGGTCGCCGGGCAGGCCATGGTCGAGCATCCCGACGTCGACATGGTCTCGTTCACCGGGTCGACCCCGGTCGGCAAGCAGGTCGCCGCGACCGCGGCGGGCAGCGTCAAGCGTGTCCACCTCGAGCTCGGGGGTAAGGCACCGTTTGTCGTGTTCGACGACGCCGACATCGAGGCGGCCGCCCGCGGCGCCGTCGCCGGTTCGCTGATC
It includes:
- a CDS encoding SDR family NAD(P)-dependent oxidoreductase; the encoded protein is MCPNQTTRRFDDQVVIVTGAGGGIGAAISARFAVEGARVLVCDADDAAAKTIADELTGRGLLAEARVFDVTDPEACTVLAADVVDSHGRIDVLANNAGINRRGDLLSLSADDWSATFAVNVDALFHLCRAVLPAMIESGKGAVVNTASQWGLHPAPGHVAYNVSKAAVVSFTRNLARDYAPRGIRVNAVCPGEIHTPMLEAGLTRKGLTVADLDRKVPFGRIGRPEEVAALVAFLASDEAPFICGAAVEITGAQAVS
- a CDS encoding SDR family NAD(P)-dependent oxidoreductase — encoded protein: MSAPLAGKAVLVTGASRGIGAATARVIHRDGGTVILHYGSSTVAAETLAAELDGTRVHLVQGDLTESAGARTVWDESVRLAGRVDVLVNNAGAWIASPMDDDAAWEAGWSRNLTLNLTAPADLSRYAINHFRDHGGGAIVNLASRSSHRGDDAEHLAYGAAKGALLALTRGIARGYARENILAYAVAPGWVATDLADNALSREAAAALPLGEVTPPDDVAETIAFLASGRARHATGTTVDITGADYVR
- a CDS encoding alpha/beta fold hydrolase, giving the protein MTVAESVRREALEFRGAHGDKLIGDRWTSPCRDRGTVLLLHGGGQTRHSWERTARRLAGAGWQAITADARGHGDSEWSQAGYTLDFFVADLHATIAQIGRAPVVVGASLGGRTALAAVGERPGSVSGLVLVDIAHRVDPDGRKRVKDFLGGAPNGFATLEDVAAAVDAYRSAPRRRRNPEGLKKNLRQRADGRWYWHWDPRFLEFTTDGANFDADRLSRAARNVTVPTLLVRGKKSDMVTAEAAAEIRDLVPTAEVVEVGAGHMVADDDNDVFTAHLQDFLIGRVRQQVVAS
- a CDS encoding MFS transporter codes for the protein MSTTKDWASRVGMRPYQIASVVFCMFLNMLDGYDVLAMGFAMPHLPEGFATNPQKGYLISAALAGMAVGAIGLARFADVIGRRRILLVGLAANTLGLAASALSNGFAMLLVTRFVTGIAIGTISVVIVVLCQEVVPANRRSVALGLVMVGYPLGTTLAGFAGAALVALAGGAWQGMFWIGAALGVLSFVVTAAFLRESDDFLARKGTKTEADRAIPAPQSEVGLLGRELRSRTLLLTFGYSMLTAGYYFVGTWTPQLIKDASGDAGSGALAGIMISFGAVVGGCLFGAFGLRFPGARIAVITSAVSAAAIAGFALTLQGPFALAMAGLLGAGTFAAMSGFTSTSTTAYPVLARAKGYGAMMGVARAGAILSPIVAGYALSVMTPRAMYLAVIVPIVLAAVAAMALTRITRTVVVGAPSRTAPAFAGTE
- a CDS encoding GntR family transcriptional regulator, whose translation is MPLNDRSRRQQLPEEVATYVREMIISGEVRAGDFLRIERIAEAVGVSTTPVREGLLALRSEGFVEMVPRRGFVVAPFTKQDVRDLFWAQAQLAAELAARAAKNITPQQIAELEEILKQHEDAIAQGDTESISSLGHAFHRKINLIADSPRLARLLGSVVTNLPNRFYATIEGHITTTQEEHPLLLEALRKHAGKRAKTIMESHILDGADHLIDELEQRGLWDTDAEANAS
- a CDS encoding amino acid ABC transporter ATP-binding protein; protein product: MKTLESTAPFQTEIGEVLVSARGLQKSFHGRTIMRNVDFDMHAGDITVIIGKSGSGKSTMLRALAGLTEPDEGTIDFDGVRVFEDQQRTEAWADKSFHVGMVFQTYTLWPHMNVLDNLTLAPRKRLGMSASDARDRAESALGEVGMKQHILSRCTQLSGGERQRVAIARALMMKPRLLLCDEITSALDPPVAAEVLEVLRRLKAEEGIAIALVTHDMAFASKAADRLVFFQDGEIAVNTTPELAFTRSDNDELNKFIDAVRF
- a CDS encoding amino acid ABC transporter permease — translated: MNGYEFDWTIVADAFPLMLRGLVVTLELTVITIAISMVLAVPVAVARMSEIELVRWGAQAYIEVFRCTPMLVQLFWIFYALPALTGLTISGFTSAIIALSANLTAFMAEAYRSGFQAVPVEQVEAGQMLRLTRLQQLRYIIVPQAIRQQTPVILSLNISIFKDSALVSTIAVADLMFVANTISSETYRSLEVFTLAAVIYFAVAFPVSLATSNLERRMQQNSARGATGGQNFLSRMIPGRRVATA